One Citrus sinensis cultivar Valencia sweet orange chromosome 5, DVS_A1.0, whole genome shotgun sequence genomic window, tttccaAGTCTTCAAAAAGTAaaacagaaagaaaagaaattgacgaagaagaagaagttgcTGTGGGCATGGGCTGGAGAAAAAAACTTGGAGAGGGAAAGAGAACGAGGATATTAAGGGAAATTTTGTCAGCATAAAGatagtaatattaaaataaaattaaaagttatcaattttcttgtaaatttaaaatgcttagaaatcaaattaatgaaaCACGTGGCGAGTGGGGAAACGAACGATCGTGCCAGTTGCGCActtcattttgaaatttagtAACTAGTCGTCTAGTCCACACTTGATCTCAGCgctttattattcatttttataatgaaaaatttactCATATATGCAACTTTCTAGTTTCcataaatatagaaaaaatatCCACCAtccacttattttttttatttttttatttttttaaaaatacataatttttttttactgaaatctacctaaagttacattttgtttcactttttcaCTTCCTTTTGGAAtcattaagaaaactaacgaaaatttaaaaaaatgattattttacccccaaaacgaaaattacaatttcaccttaaaaattgtcaaaataatcagattacatctaattattttccccatcggtcaataaagaaattaattgtacaaccatcaaatgcatgattttttttttaaatatgtctaTAATTAGAATACTAAAATAtaacagtagtattaaaaatagtcTAATCTCATAAATtatcaattgaatttgagataagtagagttttattatttattgagttataatctctagtaattaagatttttttatactttattaacgtaccaataatgatatatattattaaatttggttattttttatattttttagagtgaaattataatttttgtttggggataaaataataattttttaaaatttttattaattttcttaataagtttcaaatgaaaataaaaaagtaaaataaaatataactttagatagattttaataaaaaaattatatattaaaaaaaacagatAAATGATggatatttttctataaatatatatattttcaaacgCTCCGTTCAAGCATTCACAATCATAAAAAGGCGTTTACTTCACGCGCAGCACCAGCCCACCACCTCAAATTGAGtttacaaacaaaacaaaagaaaggaaaGTAGTGGGACCCGTACACCCTCGTGGGCAGAATTATTGCTTACGATTCCCCGTGGTCGCCGGGCCCCGCACCATCAGTATCAGTATCAGTACCACACACTCACTTTGTTTGCATGCCTTCCGTCCCTTTTCCCCCTTCCTCCTTCAATTAATTTGCcctacttttctttcaaaaataaaaaaataaataaaaatttgccCTACTTTATTTATAGGCTTTTTCATCCTGCTTCTCCCTCTccttaatataaataacttcaaaaaattttaaaaaacaattttaactCAGCTTATAATTACTTCACATATGTGATAGTGCTGCAGTtcagtattaaaattattaaaattatttatatgattttaaaGAGTTTTAAATTCAACTCTTGTTaaggaaaacaattttttttaaaatttattaattattagattctATGAGCATGAATTAGCcacacttaaataaaaatacaagaaattttataaaacaagaTGATAATTTAAAGAACATGAAACtattaaaagggaaaaagaaaaagtttctttactttttactctcattttcttcttcttcttcttcttaattgtaaatataaaaatgttatatattattgcattaaaaatgaaaccatcatttttcatttctaaaacacaaaatttaaagggACAACggtaattaataaacaaatctatcgataaataataatctaatttaattataatgtcaTATATTATTgcttgaatattttaaaattatattatatctaTTAAGTACGGATGAGAAATTAACCCCGCCCGTTAAAAAATAGTCCTTACTCTCTATTTTAGTTGGAATAGTTAGTTAAATTGCATTCATAATCTATATTATATGTTGTATGTCTAGTTAAAACAATTTTCTGGCAACGTTTTTgcttaattatattacataatatatcctttaatcaaattattaaatataatgtaCATTATGCATAAGCACATAACTTTcactctctgtctctctctcactatatgtgtgtgtatatatatatagagataGATAGATACTTCAttcatacacacacacacacacacacatatgaaTGCATTGATGATCACCCACCAGTGccagtagtagtagtagtattgttaaaataatgttaCAGCTGCACGTATGTGTAAATTATTAAGAAGATATACATAgaatagaattaataatagtgaGTTAAGATCCATCATATTGATCCCGACCATGAGGATGATGATCGACTTGGGAagggaaagagaaagagaaagagaaagaggcGGCCGTCTTCATATGAGTTATATAATGGACAGCACTCCTACCTCGGTGGACTGTGGCAGCAGAGAAGTCAGATTTCGGAGATCATTTCGTTCCATAGTGGAGTGCATGGTCCCAGCTTGTTGCGGCGGCTTCCAGCAGCACCCTTCAGTTTCTGTTTCAGACGACGAGACTCACACACCTGCAGCTTCTGCTTCTGCACAACTTTATTCAACCGATTCCGACGACATTACTACAGCTTGTACTAGTggtaaaagaaatactaataGTTCTAACTCTAATACTAGTACTACAACTACTCATGATGATCGTCATGAATCATCCTTCAACGCCACCACCGCAAGATCAATAACAGGCACCTTCTTTGGGTACCGCAAAGGCCGCGTCAGCTTCTGCCTGCAATACGACACTCGCAGCTCCCCTCTCCTCCTCCTTGAATTCACCGTCCCCACGGCTTACCTCGCCAGAGAGATGCAGCACGGCCTCCTACGCATAGCACTTGTAtcatcctcatcctcatcctcatcatcatgCTCCTCCTCTCTCTTCAGCGTCCCCGTTTGGTCCATGTACTGCAACGGAAGGAAGGTGGGCTTCGCCATTAGAAGGCATGTGACGCAGACGGATGCCTCTGTCCTCAGCCTTATGCACTCTGTTTCTGTCGGTGCTGGGGTCTTGCCTCCCCCTCCCACCAGCTGCTCTCAACATGGCCATCCTCATAATGGTGAACTTCTCATGTATTTACGTGCTTCTTTCCACAGGGTTGTTGGTTCCCTTCACTCCCAGTCCTTTCACATGATTAATCCTGAGGGCAGCTCCGCTCAGGAGCTTAGTATTTTTCTGTTAAGATCATAGTATATTTGTCATACACTCATACGTACAGACGTTGTCTAATTAATTAGTACTCCACTCCATTGATCTGTACCAGCTCAACTCGATAGAtccattaaataataattaataatacaaatattccTTATTCCTTTTCAGaacaatttcattaattaccTATGTCTCTCTATCTCACATCCCTGTCCTCTGTCCTAGCTAGTAGCCAGTAGCAAGTAGCTACCCAggatatttatttcttcttacGGAACTTGTTAACTTAATTACCTACAGCTATATGTGTATTCTGTGATATACAATAATTCTCTGTGTTCACGTTCATCAATGTTaagtttgtaatttaatattgttatttccAAGTTCTATACGTTAGCGAACAGGAAATTAATTAGCTGTATATTAAGgagattcattttctttctttaggAATTTATGAAGGAATTGGTactgataatttatttttaactaggTTTTGTGCGGAAGAAATACGTATGTATGTAAGGGACTTTCATTCGGTGTCCTCGGGCTCCGGCCATGTCATTATTTCCACGATTATTGAAGCGCTGGCACTAACTCTCTTTCTCAAATAATTACTTATGCCGATGCACGATTGTATTCGAccgaataatttttaattaattttcttgtacttgAATTATGGGGAACGTAGGAAACTGAAAACCTAATTTAGATTTTGGGCagccaaaaattaattatggatCTAGCAAGGCAGAAAATTGCGTGGCCTGTTCCAAGGAAAGGATTATGATGCACAAGCCCAAGAGTTGACCGTTCTATTTGCCATTTAGTGGCAGAATCTTGAAACAGAAAATTgaactgaaattaaatttaataaactatataaaaataataataataaattaatgaaaaaacaaGCCTAATATGTATATTCATCGCATCAACTTTGGCCATGGTATTAAagtgttatattttttaaactaatatatatataattatgaaataaaaataatatttagtaaaaaaagatgtaattataaaataaaagttaatagtgtatattaaatatgatttttaaataataactttaacaaaaatattatagattttttaggatataagtaataaatcaaattaatttcacttctaaatcataataattaatatttactaaatactttAACACTGTAATTACCCAATTTTAATACCTAATAACTAATTTGTAGTCTTGTAGGATATATGTTTTGTCATTAAATGGTGTTGTCTAAATAGTTAGAACTTGGATCTTCTCGATGGGCGTCTTCGTGCAAGCCAAATGCTAAAGAATCCGACAAGATGCATGCATGCTTGCTAGCTATTGATTGACCGTTGACCGACCCCCATTATCGAATTATTGTCGGTTGATTATTAACCAATTGACGCATGCATGTGTACGTATGTAGGTATTGTGAGTTCCAGCTGCCAGGTCCCAACAATGAAACTCATGGGCTGGGAACCCGCTTTTcttaatacaataataaacgcAAAATCTTGACTTTTCAACGCCAACCAAATCAATGGGTTAAATTAAAGCTgactttcaattttattaataacaaaactaaaatttaataggCGACTCatcatattattaaatacttGTCGTTTTCTTTCCTCCATTTTTCTCTCCacaattaatatgattttgattctCCCTATTTTTCACCCACACTTGGCAGTACCTCCTTTATCTATATTCTCTTTACCTAGCGCAgctctttcttcattttttttttcagccagatgttttttttttctttaagaaaATGCTTTCCTTGATGGGTGCACAAATTTCCTACTAGTTACCTCATTGGAAACCCATCTAATCTTAGATGAAGTTCAATTCGAACCCGAACCCAAAATCATTCTTGTTGACCATAACTTTGAGCTTCTTCCTTTGTTTCAATAGTCATTACCATGAATGACGTTTTAAAATTACCAACATGATTTTTCGAGCTACTTGTCTCATCATTCATCTCTTGAATTGCTTCAGCCACTTAGaaaaaatctcatattttAGATTATGGTCGAATATCAACAAGTCATAATTCAACTAATCACA contains:
- the LOC107174897 gene encoding protein MIZU-KUSSEI 1, translating into MRMMIDLGRERERERERGGRLHMSYIMDSTPTSVDCGSREVRFRRSFRSIVECMVPACCGGFQQHPSVSVSDDETHTPAASASAQLYSTDSDDITTACTSGKRNTNSSNSNTSTTTTHDDRHESSFNATTARSITGTFFGYRKGRVSFCLQYDTRSSPLLLLEFTVPTAYLAREMQHGLLRIALVSSSSSSSSSCSSSLFSVPVWSMYCNGRKVGFAIRRHVTQTDASVLSLMHSVSVGAGVLPPPPTSCSQHGHPHNGELLMYLRASFHRVVGSLHSQSFHMINPEGSSAQELSIFLLRS